The Candidatus Bathyarchaeota archaeon sequence CTGGGAGAGTTCTAAACAATCAGGCAGCGCGCTGCTGGTGCTTCTAGCTATCGCCGATATGGCGAATGATGATGGCGTCGCCTGGCCATCGATTGCCACACTATCACGTAAATGCCGATTGTCAGAACCACAAACTAGACGTCTTTTACGAAAACTGGAAAACGATCAGGATATTGAGATTACCATTTTTAGGGGGCATAAAAGCAATATATACAAACTTCCAACCCTCTCATCCACGCGAGGGTTTGAAAATAGAGACCTCGCGCCCACGCGAGGTAATCCATCAGTTAACCATCAGATTAACCGCGAATTGGATAATTATCCATCCTCATCATCCTCATCTACAGATGCCGCCGCTGATGAACGATATAAACTGTTGTTAGCTGCTGGAGTTCAGAAACGATCGATTGAAAAAATCCTGGAAACAGACATCAATCTTGACGACATACTTGCTGAACTGGCGCGCTGCTACGATCCACGCCACAATATACGCAAGCCTGAGGTAATCCTGAGCATGAATCTCATTTCTGGCAATAGGCCATCCGGTCAATATTACAGCGATGATACCCGGGTCCGCTTTATTCCTGAGGAGATCCTGAAACGCGCGGATATCGAATACGAGATCATTTATGACGATCCGTTGCAGCCTGAAAATTCTCTAGCTGAAGAAAAACCAACCGCCGGTGAGATCGACACGGCAGTGCAGGCCGCCTGGCGCCTCGTGACCGACGATCTGCGCCACGAATTACCAATAACGACAAGCAGGAAATTAGACCAGATATGGCTCTACGATTATTCATCCGCAAATTGCCTAATGACATTAGCGTCCAGTGAACAAAACTACCTAGATTGGGTGCGCGAACGATTGTCGACTACTATTATCCGCATGATGACAGGGATAATAAATCAGGATATACGGTTAGATTTTGTGTGTATAGATGGCTATAAAACGTAAAGATTATCCTCCTAATTGGCATGAATTGTCACGTTATATTCGTGTAAAACGCGCCGGTGAACGTTGTGAATGTACTGGTGAATGTGGTCTAAATCATCCAGATGGTCGTTGCGATGAACTAGATGGGTTTAAAGCCAGGTCATTCAGGGGAAATGTCATGTTGACCGTTGCGCACCTGAATCATGACACCACCAGCGCTGATCCTGATAACCTGCGAGCAATGTGCCAACGTTGTCATTTGCGTTATGACATTGATCATCACGTTACCAATGCTAAAGCCACGCGCAATCGAAAGCGCCGCCTGGAAATGCTGGAAGCCGGTCAATTGGAATTGCTATAAACCGATGTATCTGAAACAGTTACGATGTCGCAACTGTGGTTGTCACTACACGGAGATAATCCAAGACCAATCAGGAATATCATCGATCGAAGTTTGCCTGGGCTGCCAGGCCCCCCGCAAAGATTTCATCCCTGATCCACATTCAGCCATATGCAAAGTCATATTTTTACAACCGTATGAGATAAGAGAGGCAAATAAATAATGGCACCGCCAAAAAAGATTTTCTTATTCAACAAATTCAGTATAACGAATCGAATTGATCTATGCTATTTTTAATCCATGAGGCAGGTACTCGCAATCATGCTGCTAGTTATTATCATCCTAGCGCTGATAGGAAGTGTTTGCGTCTCAACCACTCATGTCTATGCTGCCAAAGAAACCGGAACGCCTACCCCAACCACAGATACCGGCATCAGACCTACCGATATTCCGCCAATCCCCTCGCCAACCCCTAAAAAGGACGATTCAACGCCTACTCCCTGGGTAGTGATTCTGATTACCGCCACTCCCGATAAAAAGCCCCCTACCTGGCAAATTCCCGACCTGGACAAGAAGATCAAATATAAGTCCAACGGCGCTGTCGGTTTTCAGAACTTGAGCGACACATCGCTTTTTATGTCACCTGTTCCAAAGGAGATCGATGATCGAATTACGGTATTCATGGATTGGTTAATACAGCGACAACGAGAATACTACGGTTTTTCTGGCAAGTATGCTCAAATGTTAATCACCCATTACTTGCTGCCAGCCGATGGAATTCACCAATACCCTGATGGCTGGTTCAACCACCCTACTGACCAACAATATGCCTGGCCTGATCTAAACGCCATCCAATTCGAGCCAATGCCCGTGGCGATCCACATCGACGTTTACAACGGCCCTGAGGGTATCGGTTTTGTCAGTTGTTTTTCGTTGCTACTGAGCGGATTTCCATATCAGCGCTGCGTCAATTACGGCCCTGAGGCTCTGCGTAATCGCCCCTGGTCGCCGCTAGAGGAGGCGATCCAGTGAATCGTTATCAGTGGTTATTGGTTTCAGTCCTTTTGCTGTTTCCGCTCATTGCATATCTAGCCAATGCACCAATTGTCCTGGCTCAAGCAACGAATACCCCGACACCAACTGCTACACCAATGAAATCAGCGGAGTGGAAGCAAAACCTTGTTGGCTGTTGGTCCTTAGATGAATCGTCAGGGACTCGTTACGATATGGTAGGTCCCAACCATTTGACAGATGTCAATACTGTCGGCAGTGTGACAGGAAAATTTTCAAATGCGGCGTGGTTTGACTCAACGAGTAATGAACATTTGGTAAAAATGAATCCTATCGGTTTGAATATCAATAATTCGAATATTACTATTGCGGCATGGGTATATCCAACAGGAACATTCGTAAGTTATATGACAGTAGTAGCAATGAATAATTTTACAAATGGTTGGAGGATGTATCTAAATAGATGGGATCCTCCAACGATAAATGTTAGTTATTCTATGAATTCATGGGCTTTACTGATTGTGTCGATAAATTATGAAAATTCGCAAATCATATTCAGTATAAATAATATTGATTCAGTTGGAATCCCAGTTAGTATAGACACAAGTGGGTTTAATTTTTATATTGGTAGAACTGGCGGATGGAATTATTTCTTCAATGGTTATATCGATGAAGTGGCTATCTGGCATCGCGCATTAACCTCTGGTGATCGCTATCACCTTTACAACAACGGCACAGGCCT is a genomic window containing:
- a CDS encoding helix-turn-helix domain-containing protein, translated to MSIRHMSRIWESSKQSGSALLVLLAIADMANDDGVAWPSIATLSRKCRLSEPQTRRLLRKLENDQDIEITIFRGHKSNIYKLPTLSSTRGFENRDLAPTRGNPSVNHQINRELDNYPSSSSSSTDAAADERYKLLLAAGVQKRSIEKILETDINLDDILAELARCYDPRHNIRKPEVILSMNLISGNRPSGQYYSDDTRVRFIPEEILKRADIEYEIIYDDPLQPENSLAEEKPTAGEIDTAVQAAWRLVTDDLRHELPITTSRKLDQIWLYDYSSANCLMTLASSEQNYLDWVRERLSTTIIRMMTGIINQDIRLDFVCIDGYKT
- a CDS encoding LamG domain-containing protein — translated: MNRYQWLLVSVLLLFPLIAYLANAPIVLAQATNTPTPTATPMKSAEWKQNLVGCWSLDESSGTRYDMVGPNHLTDVNTVGSVTGKFSNAAWFDSTSNEHLVKMNPIGLNINNSNITIAAWVYPTGTFVSYMTVVAMNNFTNGWRMYLNRWDPPTINVSYSMNSWALLIVSINYENSQIIFSINNIDSVGIPVSIDTSGFNFYIGRTGGWNYFFNGYIDEVAIWHRALTSGDRYHLYNNGTGLSCYQLLAEGTPTPTPTPSGSMKVELSSGDWMTIDRSINYGQIATVIVISGLLLLAVVYLIVRFGRQWL